Proteins encoded within one genomic window of Streptomyces sp. NBC_00523:
- a CDS encoding ABC-F family ATP-binding cassette domain-containing protein, which yields MSTPTAHITCSALSLVWPDGGRALDGLDLSVGPGRTGLIGLNGAGKSTLLRLLAGEIEPTGGRIAVSGEVGYLPQNLVLDTELRVDAALGIDTVRRALHAIEAGDVGEEHFTVVGDDWDVEERARATLDGLGLGHIGLDRTIGEMSGGECVLLRLAALLLARPDVLLLDEPTNNLDLYARLRLYAAVDAWHGVLVVVSHDRELLERVDQIADLRDSTVTWYGGNLSAYEEALAVEQEAAERMVRVAEADMKRQKRELADAQVKLARRKRYGQKMYEQKREPKIVMGARKRAAQESAGKHRLLHAERLAEAKERLDDAVELVRDDDEIRVELPRTRVHPGRGVLVLRDLELAYGARVRGQYEVRGPERIALVGRNGAGKTTLLRTLAGELAPVSGEAVTDVPLRFLPQRLDVLDDGLSVVENVARFAPDATNNHIRARLAHFLFRGARADRAAGTLSGGERFRAALAALLLAEPAPQLLMLDEPTNNLDLASVRRLTEALEAYEGALVVASHDVPFLESLGITRWLLLDGELRDTTAEEVRAGL from the coding sequence ATGTCTACCCCCACCGCCCACATCACCTGTTCCGCCCTGTCCCTGGTCTGGCCCGACGGCGGCCGGGCCCTGGACGGCCTCGATCTCTCCGTGGGCCCCGGCCGCACGGGGCTCATCGGCCTCAACGGGGCCGGAAAGTCCACCCTGCTCCGGCTGCTCGCCGGGGAGATCGAGCCCACCGGGGGCCGGATCGCCGTCTCCGGTGAAGTGGGCTACCTGCCGCAGAACCTGGTCCTGGACACGGAGTTGCGCGTCGACGCCGCGCTCGGGATCGACACGGTCCGCCGCGCGCTGCACGCCATCGAGGCCGGTGACGTCGGCGAGGAGCACTTCACCGTCGTCGGCGACGACTGGGACGTCGAGGAGCGGGCCCGCGCCACCCTCGACGGGCTGGGCCTCGGCCACATCGGGCTCGACCGCACGATCGGCGAGATGTCCGGCGGCGAGTGCGTGCTGCTGCGGCTGGCAGCCCTGCTGCTGGCCCGGCCCGACGTGCTGCTGCTTGACGAGCCGACCAACAACCTGGACCTGTACGCCAGACTGCGCCTGTACGCGGCCGTCGACGCCTGGCACGGGGTGCTCGTCGTCGTCAGCCACGACCGGGAACTCCTGGAGCGGGTCGACCAGATCGCCGACCTGCGGGACTCCACCGTCACCTGGTACGGCGGCAACCTCTCCGCGTACGAGGAGGCGCTGGCCGTCGAGCAGGAGGCGGCCGAGCGCATGGTGCGCGTCGCCGAGGCCGACATGAAGCGGCAGAAGCGCGAACTGGCCGACGCCCAGGTGAAACTGGCCCGGCGCAAGCGGTACGGGCAGAAGATGTACGAGCAGAAACGCGAACCCAAGATCGTCATGGGGGCACGCAAACGCGCCGCCCAGGAGTCCGCGGGCAAGCACCGGCTCCTGCACGCGGAGCGGCTGGCCGAGGCGAAGGAGCGACTGGACGACGCCGTCGAGCTGGTCCGCGACGACGACGAGATCCGGGTCGAACTGCCGCGCACCCGGGTCCATCCGGGCCGGGGCGTGCTGGTCCTGCGCGATCTGGAACTCGCGTACGGGGCGCGGGTGCGGGGCCAGTACGAGGTGCGCGGTCCGGAGCGCATCGCGCTGGTGGGGCGCAACGGGGCGGGCAAGACCACGCTGCTCCGCACGCTCGCCGGTGAGCTGGCCCCGGTGTCCGGCGAGGCCGTGACCGACGTCCCGCTGCGCTTCCTGCCCCAGCGGCTCGACGTGCTGGACGACGGGCTGAGCGTGGTGGAGAACGTGGCGCGGTTCGCCCCGGACGCCACCAACAACCACATCAGGGCGAGGCTCGCGCACTTCCTCTTCCGGGGTGCGCGGGCGGACCGGGCGGCGGGGACGCTGTCGGGCGGGGAGCGGTTCCGGGCGGCGCTGGCCGCGCTGCTGCTGGCCGAGCCGGCGCCCCAGCTGCTGATGCTGGACGAGCCGACGAACAACCTCGACCTGGCGAGCGTACGACGGCTGACCGAGGCGCTGGAGGCGTACGAGGGGGCGCTCGTCGTGGCCAGCCACGACGTTCCGTTCCTGGAATCGCTGGGGATCACCCGCTGGCTGCTGCTCGACGGGGAGCTGCGGGACACCACGGCCGAGGAGGTGCGCGCCGGGCTCTGA
- a CDS encoding endonuclease V, with translation MPSDAAEARAVQDALRGRVILDEPGPSPGTGRVTGVDVAYDDERDIVVAAAVVLDAATLEVVEEATAVGRVSFPYVPGLLAFREIPTVLAALENLGTDPGLVVCDGYGRAHPRRFGLASHLGVLTGLPVIGVAKSPFTFTHEPPGPRRGDQSPLLDGAEEVGRALRTRTGTKPVYVSVGHRTGLDNAVAHTLALARDFRQPETTRRADSLCRRALRAATG, from the coding sequence ATGCCCTCCGACGCCGCCGAGGCCCGTGCCGTCCAGGACGCCCTGCGCGGCCGGGTGATCCTCGACGAGCCCGGCCCGTCGCCCGGGACCGGCCGGGTGACCGGGGTCGACGTCGCCTATGACGACGAGCGGGACATCGTGGTGGCGGCGGCCGTCGTGCTCGACGCCGCGACGCTGGAGGTGGTGGAGGAGGCGACCGCCGTCGGCCGGGTCAGCTTCCCGTACGTCCCGGGGCTGCTGGCCTTCCGCGAGATCCCGACCGTCCTGGCCGCCCTGGAGAACCTGGGCACCGACCCCGGGCTCGTCGTCTGCGACGGGTACGGCAGGGCCCACCCCCGCCGCTTCGGCCTCGCCAGCCACCTCGGCGTCCTCACCGGGCTCCCGGTCATCGGCGTCGCCAAGAGCCCGTTCACCTTCACCCACGAACCGCCGGGACCGCGGCGCGGGGACCAGTCGCCGCTGCTGGACGGGGCGGAGGAGGTCGGCCGGGCCCTGCGCACCCGGACCGGCACCAAGCCGGTCTACGTCTCCGTCGGGCACCGCACCGGCCTGGACAACGCCGTCGCCCACACCCTCGCGCTCGCCCGGGACTTCCGGCAGCCGGAGACCACGCGCAGGGCGGACTCCCTGTGCCGCAGGGCGCTGCGCGCAGCCACCGGCTGA
- a CDS encoding acetyl-CoA C-acetyltransferase, with protein MSTEAFVYDAIRTPRGRGKANGALHGTKPIDLVVGLIHEIRARFPGLDPAAVDDIVLGVVSPLGDQGSDIARIAAIAAGLPDTVAGVQENRFCASGLEAVNLAAAKVRSGWEDLILAGGVESMSRVPMGSDGGAWAMDPMTNYETGFAPQGIGADLIATIEGFSRRDVDEYAALSQERAAEAWKDNRFARSVVPVKDRNGLVVLDHDEHMRPGTTADSLAGLKPSFATIGEMGGFDAVALQKYHWVEKIDHVHHAGNSSGIVDGASLVAIGNQGIGERYGLTPRARIVSAAVSGSEPTIMLTGPAPASRKALAKAGLTIEDIDLIEINEAFAGVVLRFVRDMGVSLDKVNVNGGAIALGHPLGATGAMILGTLIDELERRDRRYGLATLCVGGGMGIATVIERL; from the coding sequence TTGAGTACCGAAGCATTCGTCTACGACGCGATCCGCACCCCGCGCGGCCGCGGCAAGGCCAACGGCGCCCTGCACGGCACCAAGCCCATCGACCTCGTCGTCGGCCTGATCCACGAGATCCGCGCCCGCTTCCCGGGCCTGGACCCGGCCGCCGTGGACGACATCGTCCTCGGCGTGGTCAGCCCGCTCGGCGACCAGGGCTCCGACATCGCCCGGATCGCCGCCATCGCGGCCGGGCTGCCCGACACCGTCGCCGGGGTCCAGGAGAACCGCTTCTGTGCCTCGGGCCTCGAAGCCGTCAACCTGGCCGCCGCCAAGGTGCGTTCGGGCTGGGAGGACCTGATCCTCGCGGGCGGCGTCGAGTCGATGTCCCGCGTACCGATGGGCTCCGACGGCGGCGCCTGGGCGATGGACCCGATGACCAACTACGAGACCGGCTTCGCCCCGCAGGGCATCGGCGCCGACCTCATCGCCACCATCGAGGGCTTCTCCCGCCGCGATGTGGACGAGTACGCCGCGCTCTCCCAGGAGCGGGCCGCCGAGGCGTGGAAGGACAACCGCTTCGCCCGGTCCGTCGTCCCCGTCAAGGACCGCAACGGCCTCGTCGTCCTCGACCACGACGAGCACATGCGCCCCGGCACCACCGCCGACTCGCTCGCCGGGCTCAAGCCCTCCTTCGCGACGATCGGCGAGATGGGCGGCTTCGACGCGGTGGCGCTCCAGAAGTACCACTGGGTCGAGAAGATCGACCACGTCCACCACGCGGGCAACTCCTCCGGCATCGTGGACGGCGCCTCCCTCGTCGCCATCGGCAACCAGGGGATCGGCGAGCGCTACGGGCTCACCCCGCGCGCCCGCATCGTCTCCGCCGCCGTCTCCGGCTCCGAGCCGACCATCATGCTCACCGGCCCCGCCCCGGCCAGCCGCAAGGCGCTCGCCAAGGCCGGACTGACCATCGAGGACATCGACCTCATCGAGATCAACGAGGCCTTCGCCGGGGTCGTCCTGCGGTTCGTCCGGGACATGGGCGTCTCCCTCGACAAGGTCAACGTCAACGGCGGCGCCATCGCGCTCGGCCACCCGCTGGGCGCCACCGGCGCCATGATCCTCGGCACCCTCATCGACGAGCTGGAGCGGCGGGACCGGCGCTACGGCCTCGCCACCCTGTGCGTGGGCGGCGGCATGGGCATCGCCACCGTCATCGAGCGTCTCTGA
- a CDS encoding acyl-ACP desaturase: protein MTITSPHLGSSQAWTDAHLLFALEEVVEKELNRHLKVAKDWMPHEYVPFSDGRNFPGVFEDGEAWRAEQSKVTDIGKIALVVNLLTEDNLPSYHHEIASLFGRDGAWGTWVHRWTAEEGRHGIVMRDYLLTSRAVDPDKLEQFRMAHMAEGFESDNRHSMLHSVAYVAFQELATRVSHRNTGHQSGDPVCDRMLARIATDENLHMVFYRNLLGAAFQLAPDLTMQSVRDVVVNFRMPGHGMPGFERAAAQMAIGEIYNMRIHHDDVIQPVLRYLKVLDIDGLGPEGLKAQEELGLYMHGLDTEAAKFDEKLAARKARMAARAQG from the coding sequence GTGACGATCACTTCTCCCCATCTCGGCAGTTCACAGGCGTGGACCGATGCCCACCTCCTGTTCGCACTGGAAGAGGTGGTCGAGAAGGAGCTCAACCGGCATCTCAAGGTCGCCAAGGACTGGATGCCGCACGAGTACGTCCCCTTCTCCGACGGGCGCAACTTCCCCGGCGTCTTCGAGGACGGCGAGGCGTGGCGGGCCGAGCAGTCCAAGGTCACCGACATCGGCAAGATCGCGCTCGTGGTGAACCTGCTCACCGAGGACAACCTCCCCAGCTACCACCACGAGATCGCCTCGCTCTTCGGCCGCGACGGCGCCTGGGGCACCTGGGTGCACCGCTGGACGGCCGAGGAGGGCCGGCACGGCATCGTGATGCGGGACTACCTGCTCACCTCGCGCGCCGTCGACCCGGACAAGCTGGAGCAGTTCCGGATGGCGCACATGGCGGAGGGCTTCGAGTCGGACAACCGGCACTCGATGCTGCACTCCGTGGCCTACGTGGCCTTCCAGGAGCTAGCGACCCGCGTCTCGCACCGCAACACCGGGCACCAGTCGGGCGACCCGGTCTGCGACCGGATGCTGGCGCGCATCGCGACCGACGAGAACCTGCACATGGTCTTCTACCGCAACCTGCTGGGCGCGGCGTTCCAGCTGGCCCCGGACCTGACGATGCAGTCCGTGCGCGACGTCGTCGTCAACTTCCGGATGCCCGGCCACGGCATGCCCGGCTTCGAGCGGGCCGCCGCGCAGATGGCGATCGGTGAGATCTACAACATGCGCATCCACCACGACGACGTCATCCAGCCGGTGCTGCGATACCTGAAGGTGCTCGACATCGACGGCCTGGGCCCGGAGGGCCTGAAGGCGCAGGAGGAGCTGGGCCTGTACATGCACGGCCTGGACACCGAGGCGGCGAAGTTCGACGAGAAGCTCGCCGCCCGGAAGGCCCGGATGGCCGCCCGCGCCCAGGGCTGA
- a CDS encoding CaiB/BaiF CoA transferase family protein: protein MASTGNGPRGPLDGLRVVELAGIGPGPFAAMVLADLGADVVRVDRPGGAGLGIDPARDLTNRNKRSVLVDLKAPDGPAAVLDLAARADVLIEGYRPGVAERLGVGPEACLARNPKLVYGRMTGWGQDGPLAERAGHDIAYIALTGTLSMIGRPDEPPTVPANLVGDYAGGSLYLVIGILAALQHARTPGGTGQVVDAAIVDGAAHLATMIHGMLAAGSWQDRRGANLLDGGCPFYGSYETADGQYMAVGPLEQRFYDAFVKLLGIADTVPDRNDLARWDELRAAVADRFRTRTRAEWTEVFDGSDACVAPVLSLREAPHHPHLAARATFVEHGGLTQPAPAPRFSATPTSVRTGPVLPGADTEAVAADWDVPGLRTTRKDTTP from the coding sequence ATGGCGAGTACAGGGAACGGCCCGCGCGGGCCCCTCGACGGGCTTCGGGTGGTGGAGCTCGCCGGTATCGGCCCCGGCCCGTTCGCCGCGATGGTGCTGGCCGATCTGGGCGCAGACGTCGTGCGCGTCGACCGCCCCGGCGGCGCCGGGCTCGGCATCGACCCGGCCCGCGACCTCACCAACCGCAACAAGCGCTCCGTGCTGGTCGACCTCAAGGCCCCGGACGGTCCGGCCGCCGTCCTGGACCTGGCCGCCCGCGCCGACGTCCTCATCGAGGGCTACCGGCCGGGCGTCGCGGAACGCCTCGGCGTGGGCCCCGAAGCCTGCCTGGCCCGCAACCCGAAGCTCGTCTACGGGCGGATGACCGGCTGGGGCCAGGACGGACCGCTCGCCGAGCGCGCCGGACACGACATCGCGTACATCGCGCTCACCGGCACCCTCTCCATGATCGGCCGGCCGGACGAGCCGCCCACCGTCCCCGCCAACCTGGTCGGCGACTACGCGGGCGGCTCGCTCTACCTCGTCATCGGCATCCTCGCCGCCCTCCAGCACGCCCGTACGCCCGGCGGCACCGGACAGGTGGTCGACGCGGCCATCGTGGACGGCGCCGCCCACCTCGCCACGATGATCCACGGCATGCTCGCGGCCGGGAGCTGGCAGGACCGGCGAGGCGCCAACCTGCTGGACGGCGGCTGCCCGTTCTACGGCTCGTACGAGACCGCCGACGGGCAGTACATGGCGGTGGGCCCGCTGGAGCAGCGGTTCTACGACGCGTTCGTGAAGCTCCTCGGGATCGCGGACACCGTCCCGGACCGGAACGACCTGGCCCGCTGGGACGAGCTGCGCGCCGCCGTCGCGGACCGGTTCCGCACCCGCACCCGCGCCGAGTGGACCGAGGTCTTCGACGGCTCGGACGCCTGTGTGGCGCCGGTCCTCTCGCTCCGCGAGGCCCCGCACCACCCGCATCTCGCCGCCCGCGCCACCTTCGTGGAGCACGGCGGACTCACCCAGCCCGCGCCCGCGCCCCGCTTCTCGGCCACGCCCACGTCCGTGCGCACCGGGCCCGTCCTGCCGGGCGCGGACACCGAAGCCGTCGCCGCCGACTGGGACGTGCCCGGCCTGCGGACCACCCGGAAGGACACCACTCCCTGA
- a CDS encoding saccharopine dehydrogenase family protein, protein MNRQNGAARPYDVVLFGATGFVGALTAEYLARHAPDGCRWALAGRDRAKLEKLRTRLTALDPRCADVPLIRADAADKGSLRELAESTHVVATTVGPYVWYGEELVAACAETGTDYTDLTGEPEFVDRMYVAHDTRARETGARIVHACGFDSVPHDLGAYFTVRQLPEDVPLRVDGFVRSNAVFSGGTFASALTAMGRGAQTARAARERRLYEPRVAGRRVHAPLGRPRFSPETGTWALPLPTLDARIVARSAKALPRYGPDFRYRHYASVKRLPVALGGTAALGVLLGAAQVPAAREWLMGRYEAGAGPDAERRRRSWFTVRFVGEGGGRQVFTEVSGGDPGYDETAKMLAESALCLALDELPATSGQVTTATAMGDALLGRLVAAGLRFRVAAVR, encoded by the coding sequence GTGAACAGGCAGAACGGGGCCGCACGCCCCTATGACGTAGTCCTTTTCGGCGCCACCGGTTTCGTGGGCGCGCTCACCGCCGAGTATCTGGCCCGGCACGCCCCCGACGGCTGCCGCTGGGCCCTCGCCGGACGCGACCGCGCCAAGCTGGAGAAGCTCCGCACCCGGCTGACCGCCCTCGATCCGCGCTGCGCGGACGTGCCGCTCATCCGGGCGGACGCCGCCGACAAGGGTTCGCTGCGCGAACTCGCCGAGTCCACGCACGTGGTGGCCACGACCGTCGGCCCCTACGTCTGGTACGGCGAGGAGCTGGTCGCCGCCTGCGCGGAGACGGGGACGGACTACACGGACCTGACGGGCGAGCCGGAGTTCGTGGACCGGATGTACGTGGCGCACGACACCCGGGCCCGCGAGACCGGCGCCCGCATCGTGCACGCCTGCGGTTTCGACTCCGTGCCGCACGACCTCGGCGCCTACTTCACGGTCCGGCAGCTGCCCGAGGACGTGCCGCTGCGCGTCGACGGCTTCGTCCGCAGCAACGCCGTCTTCTCCGGCGGTACGTTCGCCTCGGCGCTCACCGCGATGGGCCGGGGCGCGCAGACGGCGCGCGCCGCGAGGGAACGCCGGCTGTACGAGCCCCGGGTGGCCGGGCGCCGCGTCCACGCCCCGCTCGGCCGCCCCCGCTTCAGCCCGGAGACGGGCACCTGGGCGCTTCCGCTGCCGACGCTCGACGCGCGGATCGTCGCCCGCTCGGCGAAGGCGCTGCCCCGCTACGGCCCCGACTTCCGCTACCGCCACTACGCCTCGGTCAAGCGCCTCCCCGTGGCCCTCGGGGGCACCGCCGCGCTCGGCGTACTGCTCGGCGCCGCGCAGGTGCCGGCCGCGCGGGAGTGGCTGATGGGGCGTTACGAGGCGGGCGCGGGCCCGGACGCGGAGCGCAGGCGGCGCAGCTGGTTCACCGTGCGGTTCGTCGGCGAGGGCGGCGGGCGGCAGGTGTTCACGGAGGTGTCGGGCGGCGATCCGGGGTACGACGAGACGGCGAAGATGCTCGCGGAGTCGGCGCTGTGCCTGGCGCTGGACGAGCTGCCGGCCACCTCGGGGCAGGTCACGACGGCCACCGCGATGGGCGACGCGCTGCTCGGCCGGCTGGTGGCGGCGGGGCTGCGGTTCCGGGTGGCGGCGGTGCGCTGA
- a CDS encoding SsgA family sporulation/cell division regulator, with protein sequence MSTVIEQSVQARMVASAPQMETLPAVLSYDRADPFAVRMAFPAPATLEGTEVSWQFSRDLLAAGMEVPSGLGDVRVRPFGYDRTVLEFHAAEGIAMVHVRTADLRRFLRRAQELVPCGHEHRFLDLDRNLTELFGPC encoded by the coding sequence GTGTCCACGGTCATCGAACAGTCCGTACAGGCCCGCATGGTGGCGTCCGCGCCGCAGATGGAGACCCTGCCCGCCGTCCTGAGCTACGACCGGGCGGACCCCTTCGCCGTACGCATGGCGTTCCCCGCGCCGGCGACGCTGGAAGGGACCGAGGTGTCCTGGCAGTTCTCCCGGGACCTGCTCGCCGCCGGGATGGAGGTGCCGTCCGGGCTCGGGGACGTACGCGTCAGGCCGTTCGGCTACGACCGTACGGTGCTGGAGTTCCACGCCGCCGAGGGGATCGCGATGGTGCATGTGCGCACCGCGGATCTGCGGCGGTTCCTGCGACGGGCCCAGGAGCTGGTGCCCTGCGGCCATGAGCACCGGTTCCTGGACCTCGACCGGAATCTGACCGAGCTCTTCGGCCCCTGCTGA
- a CDS encoding acyl-CoA dehydrogenase family protein yields MQRQIFTEEHDAFRETVRTFLAKEVLPHYEQWEKDGIVSREAWRAAGRQGLLGLAVPEEYGGGGTTDFRYSAVLAEEFTRAGTPGIALGLHNDIIGPYLTGLATDEQKRRWLPGFCSGETITAIAMTEPGAGSDLQGIRTTAEDKGDHWLLNGSKTFISNGILADLVVVVAKTTPEGGAKGLSLIVVERGAEGFERGRNLDKIGQKSQDTAELFFNDVRVPKENLLGERDGAFIHLMTNLAQERMGIAVAGIAAAEHLLEITTAYVKEREAFGRPLAKLQHIRFEIAEMATECAVTRAFLDRCIVDHSDGTLDAVHASMAKWWATELQKRVADRCLQLHGGYGYMAEYPVARAFTDGRIQTIYGGTTEIMKEIIGRSLLA; encoded by the coding sequence ATGCAGCGGCAGATCTTCACCGAAGAGCACGACGCGTTCCGCGAGACCGTGCGCACCTTCCTCGCCAAGGAGGTCCTTCCGCACTACGAGCAGTGGGAGAAGGACGGCATCGTCTCCCGCGAGGCGTGGCGCGCCGCCGGCCGGCAGGGCCTCCTCGGCCTCGCGGTGCCCGAGGAGTACGGGGGCGGCGGCACCACCGACTTCCGCTACAGCGCGGTCCTGGCCGAGGAGTTCACCCGGGCCGGCACCCCCGGGATCGCGCTCGGGCTGCACAACGACATCATCGGCCCGTACCTCACCGGCCTCGCCACCGACGAGCAGAAGCGGCGCTGGCTGCCCGGCTTCTGCAGCGGCGAGACCATCACCGCCATCGCCATGACCGAACCCGGCGCCGGCTCCGACCTCCAGGGCATCCGCACCACCGCCGAGGACAAGGGCGACCACTGGCTGCTCAACGGCTCCAAGACCTTCATCTCCAACGGCATCCTGGCCGACCTGGTGGTCGTCGTCGCGAAGACCACCCCGGAGGGCGGGGCCAAGGGCCTCTCGCTGATCGTGGTCGAGCGCGGCGCGGAGGGCTTCGAGCGGGGCCGCAACCTCGACAAGATCGGCCAGAAGTCGCAGGACACGGCCGAGCTGTTCTTCAACGACGTGCGCGTCCCCAAGGAGAACCTGCTCGGCGAGCGCGACGGCGCCTTCATCCACCTGATGACCAACCTCGCCCAGGAACGCATGGGCATAGCCGTCGCCGGGATCGCCGCCGCCGAACACCTCCTGGAGATCACCACCGCGTACGTGAAGGAGCGCGAGGCGTTCGGCCGGCCGCTCGCCAAGCTCCAGCACATCCGCTTCGAGATCGCGGAGATGGCCACCGAGTGCGCCGTCACCCGGGCCTTCCTGGACCGCTGCATCGTGGACCACTCCGACGGCACCCTCGACGCCGTGCACGCCTCGATGGCGAAATGGTGGGCGACCGAACTGCAGAAGCGCGTCGCCGACCGCTGCCTCCAACTCCACGGCGGCTACGGCTACATGGCGGAGTACCCGGTGGCCCGGGCGTTCACCGACGGCCGCATCCAGACCATCTACGGCGGCACGACCGAGATCATGAAGGAGATCATCGGCCGCTCGCTGCTCGCCTGA
- a CDS encoding YciI family protein — protein MFVLELSYTAPMDRVDAALSAHVAWLDRQYEAGVFIASGRKNPRDGGVILAVGDDRAAIEALAATDPFVVEGVCAYRITEFIATKTSDALAPYRQRL, from the coding sequence ATGTTCGTACTTGAGCTGTCCTACACCGCCCCGATGGACCGCGTCGACGCGGCGCTGAGCGCGCACGTCGCCTGGCTCGACCGGCAGTACGAGGCCGGGGTGTTCATCGCCTCCGGGCGCAAGAACCCCCGGGACGGCGGGGTGATCCTCGCGGTCGGGGACGACCGGGCGGCGATCGAGGCGCTGGCGGCGACCGACCCGTTCGTGGTCGAGGGCGTCTGCGCGTACCGGATCACCGAGTTCATCGCCACCAAGACCTCGGACGCGCTCGCCCCGTACCGCCAGCGGCTCTGA